In Mustelus asterias chromosome 30, sMusAst1.hap1.1, whole genome shotgun sequence, a genomic segment contains:
- the LOC144481025 gene encoding uncharacterized protein LOC144481025 — protein MEEKSTVHSGEELYICSGCGQAFNFTSNLERHKDTSSMEKPWNCEHCEKGLNYSVKLETQQHIHTGDRLFNCSECGKGFTQSSHLLRHQGVHTGERPFTCSICGKRFTRSDHLMDHQRVHTEERQFQCPHCGKCYKSSGELMRHQVVHTDERPFRCSHCETWFKRSSDLTEHQRVHTGERPFVCMECGKGFAKSSRLVRHQRVHTDERPFGCSHCGSGFKRSSDLTEHQRIHTGERPFICMECGQGFVKSSSLLIHQRVHHEERPFICSVCGKGFTQSFSLLKHQRVHTGERPFICSVCGKGFTQSFSMLRHQQVHTRVKLFACPVWGNGVTCSFQQSVHPEERTCVPSTDTC, from the coding sequence atggaagaaaaaagcaccgttcacagcgGAGAGGAACTGTACATATGCTCTGGGTGTGGACAAGCTTTCAACTTTacctccaacctggagagacacaaggacacgaGCAGCATGGAGAAACCCTGGAACTGTGAGCACTGTGAGAAGGGACTCAATTATTCTGTAAAGCTGGAAACTCAGCagcacattcacactggagaCAGGCTGTTtaactgctctgagtgtgggaagggatttactcaatcatcccacctgctgagacaccagggtgttcacactggggagaggccattcacctgctccatctgtgggaagagattcactcggtcagatCACCTCATGGAccatcaacgagttcacactgaggagagacaatTTCAGTGCCCacactgtgggaagtgctataaaagttctggggaattGATGCGCCATCAagttgttcacactgacgagagaccgttcaggtgctctcactgtgagacTTGGTTCAAGCGATCATCTGacctcactgaacaccagcgagttcacactggggagaggccgttcgtcTGCatggagtgtgggaaaggattcgctaAGTCATCCAGATtagtgagacaccagcgagttcacactgacgagagaccattcggatgctctcactgtgggtcTGGGTTCAAGCGATCATCTGacctcactgaacaccagcgaattcacactggggagagaccgttcatctgcaTGGAGTGTGGGCAAGGATTCGTTAAGTCATCCAgcttgctgatacaccagcgagttcaccatgaggagagaccattcatctgctcagtgtgtgggaagggattcacccagtctTTCAGCTTGCtgaaacaccagagagttcacactggggagagaccattcatctgctcagtgtgtgggaagggattcacccagtcatTCAGCAtgttgagacaccagcaagttcacactaggGTGAAGCTGTTCGCCTGCCCTGTGTGGGGGAATGGAGTCACTTGTTCATTCCAACAGTCTGTTCACCCTGAGGAAAGAACCTGTGTTCCATCAACAGATACATGCTGA